GGATTCTACCATGATCATAGCTTTGGACAATTCTTGGACCCCTCGACGTTCCAATTCTTGTTTAACCTATGACTTCAAACCAtcaatgaagaagaagaatgcTTCTTTCTTACTCAAATCTGTGATTTGGAGCATCAGTTCACTAAACTCTTTCACATACTCCAGAATTATGTCTTGTTGCAAAAACTTTTTCAACTTAGCCTGAGCCTCATTCTCGGCATATTGTGGGTAAAACTGCTCCTTAAACTCTTTCTAGAATTCCTCCCAAATCTAAATTTTGGAATCACCTCGCTTTTCATCTGTGGACCTACAACGCCACCACAAAAAAGCGACATCAATACAATATATGGAAAAAATATTTACCTTAGCATCATCATACTTGATGCCCACAACACAGAATTATTGCTTCATTTCCTATAAAAAGTCGTCCACTTCCTTTGTGAATCTTGCCCCCTTAAGCTTTTTTGGCTTAGGGACATCAATCTTATGGCTCGGTTTTGCACCCAACACACCTTTACCTACAACAACTCTGCACAAAGCAAGCTCTCCCTCAGCTactcaagttttttttttcaaagatgTCATTGTGGCTTCAAGAGTATCATTATTTTCTGTCAGCTTACCCATAGTAGTATTGAGGAGCACTTGCAATGCATCCATATTGGAACTCAAGGCCTTCACCACATATTCCTTGAACTTCTCTTTCATTGAGTCCAATTCATAAATGTGTATCTCTACTACCTCGAGTGTTTCCTTAACTTCACCTATGGATTCCTTAAGACGGACTACACAACTTTCCAAAGTCGAAAGTATATCCCTCAATCTACTATTTTTTCCTGCCCCTCCCAACACGGGTTTCCATCTAGATATTCTGCCTGTCTACTCCTTTCATTATATCAATCGACACCTTCAAACCCTATCTCTAACACCAACTGTCACGGGGGCTAGAATTATAGTTTAGCAAACTGCACGACCTTAGGTAATTTCTTTGCTTCAAGTCAACCTAAGTCAGCTTAACTCTCGAAAAGAGAAAATTCTCCCGAAAATTCTCTAAAGCACCgaaaataaagcaaaaaaaaCTCTAAAAGAGAAAGAAGCCACAAAGGAACAAAAAACTTGCAAGAAAAGAATAGTACATCAAGTGTTTGAGTAAACGCTTTTAAAAGTATCCTTTAACTCAAGAATGGAATACAAGAGATTGTTAGAAATGAAGGAGAAGgcatctatttatagttgagctccccaaaTCCAGCGGTACAAATTGAATTATGTCAATACTGAGATTAGTACCTATCCACAAGATGAGAGTCTTAAACGATTTAAGTTCTACACATCTTTATCCATTAGAATTTATAATAATTACCTTAGTAACTCTAATTTTACTGAAGTATTTCATTAGGTCACCAAAATTTGAAGTAAATGAACTTTTTCCATGTGTTCCATGAATCAGATCAATTCAAATGAGCCTCATTTAACCAAACAACCTTTATAAGATGTTCTTTGCGTAAAGATCACAAACTTTAATCTGCAATTACAAATTTTGATCCACAACCCATGACATAAATCATTAATATAACCAGTTGCTAAAAGCCTAAACAATATCATACTTTAAAAAGTACCCATTTTTACATTTACCttcaattcatttaatttttttcactCGCGTACATTCTAGTCATTTTGTAAAGATTGAATCGAAATAATACAAAAATTATAAAGGTATTATAGgagtgaaaaaaattaaataaatattattatatattacaaTTAATATAGGCATAAATTCCATAAAATACCCTCAATGTTTAAGGGTTTTTGGGTTTGAGCCCTTAACATTTTTTTATTGACACCTAAAcgttatgatttttcaaaaattggTCCAATTTTAACTGTTAAAATGAGTTGACCGTTAATCAAACTGTAGGTCAACATAGTAGCctatgtggcatgccacataagCGCATGATGTCATAAATGACATCATCTATTTAACAaaattccttttttcttttcattttctttccatTTATTTCTTCTTCCCCCTTTCTCTCTTCCCCTCTATTCTATGTTGGAAGAATCAATGTCGACTGTACATTTTTCTTCCCTTTAGGTTTGCATTTTTAGCTGGTTTACccttactattttttttttttgtcttccgTAACATTACCATTGGTACTATCATTTCTCTTCCACCTTCTCTTTCAACAACTCTGGCGCCGCTACTTTTGGCGATGTCAGTGGCAGCCCATCACTCCACAAAGGAGATGAAACAAACGACCCTAAGCTCTTTCCATCCCCATCTGTTTTACAAAGGCTCAAATCCATCAGCTTGTACTCTGACAGGTCCCAACAACCTTTTACTTCCACCACCACCACTGTCGGAATCCTAGATTCCGACAGCAATTTGCATATCTCTTTTCAACAACAAACCAATGAAATTAAAACCACACCTAAACCAGTCCTAACCCACCTTGATAGATCTCCTTCTGTTTTGCAAAAGTTTAAGTCTATAAACCTCTTTGGCTCATAGATAACCATGAGTATTTCAAGCAGAATTGTTATTTTGTAGGGGTATTTAGATCTGGGTACCTTAGgatattctttttttttatatatttcgtTAATCATCTTGAAACAAAAATGACTTTTGTTTTTGTGTGTTGTTGTTATTGGTGATAAAAAAAGATCCATCAGAGGAACTCAAAAAAGGCTGCCTAATGTTGGTGGTGGTGGCAAATGAAGCTGAGGAAAAGGCGACTTTGTCGTCTCCCAACAACGTTGTGTCAATAGATTTTGGGATTAGAAACGAAAGCAGAAGAGGCaaaatggaaagaaaatgaaaaataatattattaaatagaAGACGTAACCTATAACATCGTGCGCTTATGTGACATGCCACACAAACTCCTATGTTGACCTGCAATTTAATTGACCTACAATTTAATTAACGATCAACTCACGTTGAGCATTAAAATtgaatcaatttttaaaaaaattcataacgTTGAAAGTGTCAATAAGAGTAAAAGTTAAGGGCTTAAACCAAAAATCCACTAAACGATAATGGTATTTTATGGAATTATGCCattaatataatatatgaatAAAAGAATTAACTATGAATTCTTAAAactcattttttttcttaaaaaaaccaTCCGCTAAAGATTTCCTTCACCCtctcataaataaataaataaaaacataaaaacaaaatgCTTTTACTTAACACAAATCATGTTTTTAGAAACTATACTTTCACTCACGTACGAAATTCTAGTTGGTGGTAAAACAGAAACAGAAAAGATGTTCGCAAAAACCAAAACACACATTATACAATATCATAACATTCGTATGGATGACAATAGTTCTTTGCTTATCCCCCATTTAAAATCGAGCTGAACTCTGGGGTCAGTAATAAAAACAGAAAACCCCATCTTAAAGATGCAAGATCCGGGAAGGCGGCTTTCCCCACCATTAACAGTTCATCTAGAATCCCTTTCTTATTCAAAACTGCTGCTATCCTACCAAAGCATACCATACCACACATTGAATAAATGGTCAATCCATTCATGAGAGGCAGGAGTATGCCAATTCCTTCTCCTCGGTCAGCTCCGCTCCGGTCAAGTCCAACTTCTTCCTCGAGAATTCATCAATTGCCAGCCCTGAACACACCCACACAAAAGAAAGTGTAACCGAACTGTTGTAATTGAATTCTTAAAAGAAAAAGCTCGCAAGAGAGAGAAACTGGTGACATAAGATGATTAGAAGCCTCAATATCTAGTTATTAGTTAATACATGGTGACATAAGATTAACCCATAATTCAAACAATATCATGCGATCATATTTTTGCTTTATTCTTACCTTGGACAATTGTCCATTCTCCATTGCGACAAGTTACTGGGAAGGAATAAATGACCCCAGCAGGTGCATTGTATGAACCATCAGAGTACACCCCCATGGAAACCCATGTGCCCTACCGGTGCGACCAATTAAAGGAAACAGAAGAATGAGATTGAGACGTGATAATATCATTAAAAAAACAGATTAACAACATTGTCAAATACCAACCTCTGGAGTTCCAAGGACCCAATCACGTATGTGATCACATGCAGCACTAGCAGCAGATAGTGCACTTGAGAGTTTCCTAGCTTTGATGATTGCAGCACCACGTTGTTGGACAGTGGTTATGAATTCTCCATTTAACCTTTGATGAATTAATTATATCAGAATGGGAACTCAGAATTCTTCAAACATATCTATATCATCAGATAATCAACTAGGGTAAATATGATTTTCTTTACCATGCATCATCTTTCACGAGTTCGCGAACAGGCTTCTCCCCAGATGGAGTCTTGACAGTTGCATGATTGACATCAGGATACTGAGTTGATGAATGATTACCCCAAATAATCACATTTTTAACATCAGAAACTTGGACATTCAGTTTCTCTGAGATTTGACCTAATGCCCTGTTATGATCCAGCCTTGTCAGACAGGTAATGTTCTTTGCAGGAATTGAAGGTGCAAATTCCTTCAGGATCAATGCATTGGTGTTGGCAGGGTTGGCAACAACCAGAACCTGTAACAAACAGGAAGCACATGAAGGCAAGTAAGGTCAAAGAGTACATGAATTGTTAATCTATAAACTTAGTAACTTTTGAGTGCCAATGAGGAAGTTCCAAGGTCCTCACAGAAAATATTTACATGGACTCAAGATGAATGTCGGATAAAATGTGTCCCAGACAAGCATGCTCATTTTCTCTATatttttccatgtatttggagGATCATACCCCCATATCTCTTCCAAATAGATGTTGGACGCTGGTATTGACCACAGGGTACTTTAGAGAAAATGAAGTATCGGATTATCATAGATGTATAGAATGAAATTTAGTCCCTTAATAAACTTCAAGAAGATACAATAACATAATATGATCCCTCCTGCTAAATCAGTACCAAACCACAAAATGTAGTACAGATCTCAAAGGTTACAAGATAATAGAGCTTCAgaatttgaaaaaattatattgtACCCATCTACTTCGGTGgagaagaataaaattttaatgataatCATATAGTTATGCAAGAAATTAAATATagtaaaaaatgaaaattttaaaatttcattccataGGTGCTCAAAATGCCATAACTTTTGTGAACACATCTTTCTCACCTTGCAGTTTGGAGCTGCATGCTGTTCCAAGGCAGTAGCCTGAGACTTGTAAATAGACACATTCTTTGACATAACATCCTTCCTTTCCATTCCTTCCTTCCTTGGGAAACCACCAACCATGACTGCAATGTTGACTCCAGTGCACGCCTCAACAACATCAGTAGTAGCAACAACACCTGACACCAAAAACAGAAAAAGGTTAGATCACATAACCATACAATATATTCATACAAATTCCATAGAATCGATAATACATCTCAACAACACCATTTGAAACTTGAACCACAGGATAATGAAAATACAACCTTTTAGAAGGGGAAAAGCAGCATCCACCAACTCCATCTTGACTCCATTCAAAGCCTCTGCAGCAGGTGGGATATCAAGCATGTGAAGGATTACAGGCTGATCAGCACCCAACATGACTCCCCTAGCAATCATGGGTACAAGGGCATACCCAATTTGTCCTGTAAATACAACAAAAACGAAAACATTGAATTTTAAATAtatcaaaaccaaaaccaaaagaaaaagtCTGTGCTTCTGTTGGAAAATTTGATTCAGTTCCCAAGCACTTATTTTTTAATGTCATATCCGAAACATATCAAATTCCTCTATTTTCGAGCTTGATCCAAAAACACATCTTCCATTACCAGGCCCGTTCTTGACATTTTTGGGCCTTAAGCGAAATAATAAATTGGGcaccttttaaaaaaaatataaaatgtaatacaataaaataaaaatatatactagtaataaaataaaaatttggggccccttttctttgcttttttttttttcctgccTGCAATTAAGTGTCGATCAAAAAACTTAAAGGCTGAATATTTTTTCAAAGAAATTTTTTGGGCCCCTTCCAGCCCTAAGCCCTGGGCAGCCGCACTCCCAAACTATCCCAGGACCGGGCCTGGCCATTCCAATCATGTAGAATTtactttcatttatttaattatggTACTAGCAAATCAACATGTTGATTTTTCAAACTAGACCTGTAAAATCGACATGTCGAGTTGATTCTGTGTCTGGATCAAAGTTCGAATTCGGGTCATTTCAAATACGTCTCAAGTTCAGGTCGGTTTGGGTTGAAAGGTTTCATGTTGTTGCCTGTAAAATCGGATTTGGTTGAATTTAGATTGGGGTTAATCAAGTTGAGTTTTCGGGTTCCGGTAGAAATTGACAGTTGTAGTTCGAACTATAATGAaagtaaaaaattttcaaaactccGAATCATCATCCATCATTTAGCATATAAACTTCCACAAACACTACTTGAGCTACTACGCTTAGATCCAAGGCAAACTAATATATTTGTCAGTAAAACCTAGTACAAGGTCAATCATTTCTAATCCAAACAATTATCAGTCCGATCGAAACATAAGAAATAAAAACAAAGTTCAAGTCTAAGTTACGATTAACTGGACCAGATAATAGAGATCGGACTCGTCCAATTAAAATTACTAGATCGGAATATGTTACGTAAAGGATCTGAGAGGTGGAGCATAACAATACCTGCAGCTCCAGTAACGAGGACGCGAACTGGTTCTTTCGCCATTGATGGAGATCGAAGAACAACAAAACGATGCCGTACAGATGGAAGAGTTAAGTGGAGAGAGTGAAGTAGAAATTTATTTCAGGTATGAGGGAAAGAGGCAAGAAACTGAGGTAGATGTTTATTCGTCAATGCCTTGCCCGAGTTAAatgattacaaaaaaaaaataattaaaaaaaaaggactttttttttttagtttaacgCTGTCGTTTGGAAGGTGAGGTAGAAAGGTATATGCCGTTGCGATGCGGACAACATATGTGGGGCCCATAGATTGGAGTGACGACGAGAATCATGCTTTATCTCAGTTATGTTTTGCTTTGTAACTGAAAACTAGTTGGTGTTAGGCTAAAAAGGAGTGGCTTTAAACTGAGCGTATGCCCCCAATGAAACTATAGCCACAAATGTCCAATGCTTAaccacatatattttattttatttttatatattccaACAAAAATAATCACTTCTTGTCAACGACTGCTGACAAAGGGGTTTTGGTtgtcaatttttttatttgatcCTTAATCTATTATTTTCCATCTACttatccaaaaataaaaataaaagcgcttcattttaaagatttttttttcttaaaaattcaCCCGCATCTTCAATAAAACTATGAAATTTAAATTTCACttggaaaaataatttaatttcactaaattaaatctaatatttttatttttcttatgtcttatataaaaattaataatttatattcaCAAGGATGCATATATTATTAGAGTTAATCAAATTTACCTTGTacaattttacttttaaaaaattaacaaaattttaaatatatattaattttttgtcACCAATATTACACGTGATATACacgtttatttgttaaattaagaataattaaaattatatataacatatttaatataaataatacttAAAATAAGTCATATTTTGTAAGTAATAGTACAATATTATAAAATGTTATTTGTGTACAATGTTTAAAAAGACATAATGTAAAATCATATATTCCACTTTTCTATGATTATTGTTTTCATCACTGCAAAATCGATATAGATAAACTAATTATATTATAGAtgctcataataataataataataatgttttttagttataaaattattgttgtatatGTACCTTTCTTTTAATAACACTTCCTAATAGACTTTTTATTTTGTGCATTTTTTTTTCATACATTTCTTTCACAACTTGACTAAAACTTTCGATGATGACGTTGAAACCCCTctaaataatataacatatagtTGTTCATGAGAGAAAATATGTTGTGGCAAACACACTCATATTATTCATATTGTCTGGCCTTGTGCTTTATTAATAGCCATAACAAGACAAAGACAAATTGAAAATTATTTTTGCTTAACCTAAATATTTTTAAAGTGTAAACCATCAACAGTTTTACCAAATGGGTTAAGAAAGAAATGTTCTCTAATAAACTAAATTTTACTTAATAAGAGCTATTGTGATCTTTATAAGTCAAacgatttttgaatttttaacagTTGTACAATAATTTTTCTAGATTTGGTCATAACATCTAAGTTGAATATGGATTGttacaattatattaaaaatattatagtaaagaataaaataatataaaatatgtaaaatctaaaattattgcaataaataacaaaaaatataCATACGAAAAGAAATTAGAAAACATATAATATATGAACAaagtttattaaattttaatttcctaGCTTGCATTGTATTGATATTATTTTATcataactaatattattttagcttattaaatataaaagtgaatcataaaataacaaaaatatatatcgAAAAATAGGATATGAAGTTTGACATTTTAATTGTTACTTGTTGTTTGTCCTCTCGTCTTCTATAAATTGGATAACCATATTTTCCAAGCAATTATTTGGAGCTGAATTCTCTTGGATAATGAAACCTGCATTTCTCTTTAATAATACACAAactttatgaatttttatttcgAGAAGGGTTAAGTGTAAAGACTCGGTTTTTGATGGTATTAAAAAATACGGTTTTAGAACCTTATTTTCGTAAATTGAGACCGTAAATATTAAATGAGAATATTTACAGagttaatgttaaaatatattgaaattcGATTAAGTAATTTAGTAGAAAAAGTGGTTAATTAAgattcaaggactaaattgtaacaatctaatagctatagatttttaattaggaaaAAGCTTAGAGACTTAGATAACATTTATCCAAAGGATCAAAATGGTTAATAATCCATTTTTAAATAGGTGTTAGTGGATGGCAATAATGATGGCATTAATCTTAAGTAATTAGAGATTAATTTAATGAAACATAATTAAGTTGtttaattaagattaattaaaattaaatttagtaTAAATAGCAACTAAAGTGGGAAGAAAGATGAAATATCATAATCTTCTTCCCCCAAACCGTggaatcaaagaaaaaaaaaaaaaggataaagCTTTAGGTATTCAAACATTCGGTCATGTAATTTCAAGTAAATCCTtatccattttttttttatttttatggaaaTTGAATCATAAAAGCTTGATTTAGTTAGCTCATGTATCTGATTtgtctaatttttgaaattttgataagTTATCATTGttgaaaattgaatgaattaagtgtgaaattgatagaaattaagcttagataatgaaaatgactaaattgtaaagcttaacgAGCTTGATTGTTAGCTTTGTTATATTAGAgagcaaattgaataaaatgtacaTTTGTTATGAAATTACGGTATTAATAGAAAGTAGAAGGTCCCTAATGAGTAAAtgtgaaatcaaattttaattcaaAGCTTTATATTGAAAATTATGTTTGTCCCAGGTTTAgggaataaattgcaaaatatgCTTGGCTTTTGTATTTTAAtctgaattgaatgaaaatttataTTGTGTAATTGTTGAGTTATTATTCGTAGCTAAAGGCAACGTCAATCCGTTGATAGGGAAAGGAAAAGCGATAGCTGACGATGAGTGACACGTGATATTAGTTTGCATTTTTATGATTTGGGATCAATTTTATTATTGCATATTGTGATATTTTGCATAATATGGTATTGAAGTGAGTTGACAATGATTATTTGAATGGAAATTCTATTATTAGGATTGGTTATCGAGatagaggattaaattgaatagaataaaaattagcatgatttaatttatatatgaaatttggtatgaaattgatgatGAATTGGGAATGATAAGTATGAATTGAATCATATAAAGTAAATGAAACATTGATTACCCTCTTCATGGCGTCACGGTTGTTTCGACCCCTCTTTGGTGTAAAATTTTAACTTCTCGATTCGTTCGTTTTCTCCCCTTTTCATGAACTTAGCAatctttaaaaatacaaaaaaaaaatacttgaattacaacatttaacaaaataataacaatacttaaataaaaattgggaatttaaaattaaaagaagttTAAATGAGAAGTCATTTTTTCAGAATTGGGACGACCTGTATCACCCCTATAAAAGAACTTCTAGCTGGTCCTCGAGACTTTGATCCGTCGTTTGTTTTTTCATCAAGATATGTAGACCAACGCCCTTTGTTGATACCATTAACATTTCCTTATCTTAGACCGTTGCGACATCTACATTATGAGCCACTTGGTACCGAATTCGAGCCAACCCCAAATTATTTTTCGAGGTGTTATTACCTCGAGCTTTCTCACCTTCATGTCACGTAAAGATTTGGGTACTTGAGCTTTATCTTTAGTTTCAAATGATAATTGAATGAACTCGTCGGTTTCTTCAGTTGGC
The Gossypium arboreum isolate Shixiya-1 chromosome 10, ASM2569848v2, whole genome shotgun sequence genome window above contains:
- the LOC108480091 gene encoding malate dehydrogenase-like, whose protein sequence is MAKEPVRVLVTGAAGQIGYALVPMIARGVMLGADQPVILHMLDIPPAAEALNGVKMELVDAAFPLLKGVVATTDVVEACTGVNIAVMVGGFPRKEGMERKDVMSKNVSIYKSQATALEQHAAPNCKVLVVANPANTNALILKEFAPSIPAKNITCLTRLDHNRALGQISEKLNVQVSDVKNVIIWGNHSSTQYPDVNHATVKTPSGEKPVRELVKDDAWLNGEFITTVQQRGAAIIKARKLSSALSAASAACDHIRDWVLGTPEGTWVSMGVYSDGSYNAPAGVIYSFPVTCRNGEWTIVQGLAIDEFSRKKLDLTGAELTEEKELAYSCLS